A single region of the Neisseriaceae bacterium genome encodes:
- a CDS encoding TonB-dependent receptor plug domain-containing protein — MQLNRIVMILSTLFISSLNSIIFASHSDENDGADDQKNNSVQEVIKNDLDKAASVFKLPTIEVLGYGFKEKLNTISGSVDVYTQDDILRTQSKNLNELIKNTPGFQSMSFAMVDYMIIRGTGSMYDVKGKSHSVFLNGIPLPSTESKNLLLTDDISAVEVMKGPQHILYGSQSRSGAISVYTKRPSQTKGVIALGFGNDNIRNISWNQSVKINDYVSLSLGIDRLHDGGFVKNLTTGQKRGGFTANNYDIRLFLKPSTKTFLDFYFNNQKINAKKPVMTHFGRNLQPLTYYFSSFDTAQTPMLEGSKLNFWEQRNDYGGDTQRRTRSFSTSLEHYFNDNMSLKYIYSNSKYNETGNIDIDNTDVDFIKKIGLLHVTHDYKAYSSYQDLRLTGEYDLFKWIFGISKTIDYNRRLAAGNPFGITARGMRMGDTVKGKAVYTQWKIIPSQYIDFILGFRRQVDKVTPEFYSFSDNDLVNTVYDKWIDPFLTNVIKGGTLPSVYSSAANLWSGTLTLHFTPKISLYTTASKGYVSGGYQSFITNNLIRPERGISREIGFKSQLFDDRLFLVGAIYKNKYRNYQFFNFLKYSLENIPNFESKGYEIASYFILHPNVTIGLTHSKVDPRIKDYQMQDSFGFVKAGFYDAYSDLTTFRNKTIPWIPKSNSHLDLIINGKIQSTDVIWTTTVSRRGKMYIDFGNKLALKPMHTLDSSVVFKKKKHDIVVWAKNLTNKKYFSNAVSSGVNLGTYGRSRSFGITYKVTI; from the coding sequence ATGCAATTGAATAGAATCGTTATGATATTAAGTACATTATTCATATCTAGTTTGAATTCTATTATTTTTGCTTCTCATTCAGATGAGAATGATGGTGCTGATGATCAAAAAAATAATTCAGTACAAGAAGTTATTAAAAATGATTTAGATAAAGCTGCCTCAGTATTTAAATTACCGACTATTGAGGTATTAGGTTATGGATTTAAAGAAAAATTAAATACCATTTCAGGAAGTGTGGATGTATATACGCAAGATGATATTTTACGTACTCAGAGTAAAAATTTAAATGAACTAATTAAAAATACACCTGGATTTCAGTCCATGAGTTTTGCGATGGTTGATTATATGATTATTCGTGGTACTGGCAGTATGTATGATGTAAAAGGTAAATCTCATTCAGTTTTCCTAAACGGAATTCCGTTACCATCGACTGAGTCAAAAAATTTACTTTTAACTGATGATATCAGTGCTGTTGAAGTAATGAAAGGTCCTCAACATATTCTGTATGGTAGCCAGTCACGTTCTGGTGCGATTAGCGTCTATACTAAAAGACCTAGTCAAACTAAAGGGGTGATTGCTTTGGGTTTTGGTAATGATAACATTAGAAATATTTCATGGAATCAAAGTGTTAAAATTAATGATTATGTAAGTTTAAGTCTTGGTATTGATCGACTACATGATGGGGGGTTTGTTAAGAATTTAACAACTGGACAAAAAAGAGGTGGTTTTACTGCTAATAACTATGACATTAGATTGTTTTTAAAACCTAGTACAAAAACTTTCCTGGATTTTTATTTTAATAATCAAAAAATAAATGCTAAAAAACCTGTTATGACTCATTTTGGTAGAAATTTACAACCATTAACCTATTATTTTTCAAGCTTTGATACGGCACAAACTCCGATGTTAGAGGGATCTAAATTAAATTTTTGGGAACAAAGAAATGATTATGGTGGAGATACTCAACGTAGAACTCGGTCTTTTTCAACCTCATTAGAACATTATTTTAATGACAATATGTCTTTAAAATATATTTATTCAAATTCAAAATATAATGAGACAGGTAATATTGATATAGATAATACCGATGTTGATTTTATTAAAAAAATTGGGTTATTACATGTCACTCATGATTATAAAGCATATTCATCTTATCAAGACTTAAGACTTACAGGTGAATATGATCTATTTAAATGGATTTTTGGTATTTCTAAAACGATTGATTATAACCGAAGGCTAGCGGCAGGTAATCCTTTTGGTATTACTGCTAGGGGTATGAGAATGGGAGATACGGTAAAAGGTAAAGCTGTCTATACACAATGGAAAATAATACCTAGCCAATATATTGATTTTATTTTAGGTTTTAGACGTCAAGTTGATAAAGTTACACCAGAATTTTATTCATTTAGTGATAATGATTTGGTTAATACTGTTTATGATAAATGGATAGATCCTTTCCTAACCAATGTCATTAAAGGAGGTACTTTACCTAGTGTATATTCAAGTGCTGCTAATCTTTGGTCTGGAACTTTGACCTTGCATTTTACACCTAAAATTAGTTTATATACAACGGCATCTAAAGGTTATGTGTCAGGTGGTTATCAAAGTTTTATTACTAATAATTTAATACGTCCTGAAAGAGGGATTTCAAGGGAAATTGGATTTAAATCTCAATTGTTTGATGATAGGTTATTTTTAGTAGGTGCTATTTATAAAAATAAATATCGTAATTATCAGTTTTTTAATTTCTTGAAATATTCTTTAGAAAACATTCCCAACTTTGAATCTAAAGGTTATGAGATCGCTAGTTATTTTATACTACATCCTAACGTCACTATAGGATTAACTCATAGTAAAGTCGATCCTAGAATTAAAGATTATCAAATGCAAGATTCTTTTGGGTTTGTGAAAGCAGGATTTTATGATGCTTATTCGGATTTAACAACTTTTAGGAATAAAACAATCCCTTGGATACCAAAATCTAATTCACATTTAGATTTAATTATTAATGGAAAGATTCAATCGACGGATGTTATTTGGACTACAACCGTTAGTAGACGGGGAAAAATGTATATAGATTTTGGTAATAAATTAGCCCTCAAGCCAATGCATACACTAGATTCTTCTGTTGTATTCAAAAAGAAGAAACATGATATTGTTGTATGGGCTAAAAATTTGACCAATAAAAAATATTTTAGTAATGCTGTTTCATCAGGAGTTAACTTGGGAACTTATGGTAGAAGTCGTAGTTTCGGTATTACTTATAAGGTTACAATTTAG